One Fulvia fulva chromosome 8, complete sequence DNA window includes the following coding sequences:
- a CDS encoding Cell morphogenesis protein PAG1: MSSAAPSPSDGFKTPASQSPAGLICPDLDTSSSPPPEPLLVAPPTIPGIPVAYPSISAATVGGASRDPAGQARGRALSTSIRNASPRAITPVQARAPSRSNKQSVDIERKPSVSYSHHRQASIVHGVQHSRNPSLLASTNSSPLSPGKIMASHSPDAAAYTTASLKKSPSLGNLHSNGHVPNAAAIPINRSFENGIGIGMASGQRGPARMHSGRVKRSHEHNRSQSRAQAQSTELKTVGEYALHHLFTSFIAEADDRIERCMARPGEAEPRIESICGPGADPTFDQLITSLGHINRHKPNSLIDSVIHWRKKKADAANQMYNELRALREAAGLTQRGPANGHTPYSASTASSSPNGNDISLMEHQVALADRRSTVSIYILCRVLIEIIGQTTLKALNGPDNTLNTAGRLEDVIYGQLQSADPELLAREPVIKANWVIRGQLLGVMSGVRFEEVVERFIKDLESAQKRLAVKGIADQRLAAKTALLVQSMRWLHVRSVPEEAWHRSCEMLQLLAKFFAEVHGRTMKHAYAELFEHLLLPIAATATSELTVPKWRDVVSVLQPKITQMLSKADHWPYVYPLQAVLLCASPPEAFATQWLPLVTSFQPKARDRVGRSHALKAICRLVWRYLYRFSESQNSINRKLDEIVKLVFQGGKRVLISTDPMIADPLIQLIRIIGYKHQDFCFRNIIFPLMNAELFSGPEKDLKIENLDPEKTVIAIRAFLVIMSDLEKNEPPAFPARFECDTFIDPYSRLPITHRRTRSQGFALSAGRTERLSRPVMTTNLNDVAKEYYIKFCKMLGQLTMICDNTFGGQAVLDEKFSSHTPKTPMAEAFTFNKRDELMNPTDLRQHYYDLLHVAVEALPRCLSPHLPINALVNLLCTGTAHVQSHIATSSAQSLKSIARQSHAQQVTIGFARFIFNFDDRYSTVSDGSLLGPGHIENTLKLYVELLQIWIDDIQQRTKKAVVDPLDEDEPGGRRLPLDLSGILAHVDEVESHGLFFLCSPSRAVRAVAVNVLRLITKFDTALGKPSNRIISILEGSSQQVIDVNDERLSLAERSRLQKGLRKSNVNSTLVELCSSDIAHDANLWFKVFPNLVRLSSEICLHAVALTRELVCQRLSHSHRMIGALGEGTKQTTNALEQAFTNNNKPPTRLNSTSPEIIIEQWKIHLIFACTTLTNIGGSATHLPVSSNNSTHTRKSSKTSVSSQEKIASASELFNKVVPVLSVSNASVRAAAVAGLGATNATLFQALLETLQPYVQACNVDAKERLTAHQRTGSNPRRNRRTDFLRTEITHLLSLTSHLLQDDKIAGDSYVMTYLNDYTKQLRIFLSDSEIQGELEYQRLRMHFCNLVDGFYDCIRKLKDGTQWLSFQSRQATFALMENWCGFSPNEQHIRRQQEHIRRSVLEREGDIRNRGIINSAIEKEKIELQFAALGAMATLCAGPLRFIADNRVLMQFDVRRMLAWISTIFEAPSDRTHTIGRKALQNLIVHNVDQPYLMAQTMRMCYIARMPKALASYFEVVTKVLTDNANVNTPFWKTLCAGLYTLGNEDTDIRMKSCRLLRTLEERQGKTSKLQDLDISVSDKTTAVYKLAQFEISRRLASQHPELAFHVFSEFSAYFNELQPDHQRNMVSGMLPWIQATELQLDPNGGPTASSYMLLVNLFEITVRSPTTLHNEIQALWQALATGPYGGNVQLVLDFIITICLEKKEQNFVIFAKQIVVFLSKTPAGARVVEYLLMHICPKTMVAERRPPAPAPVDTVGLSYIADLANVLPSGAKQNGLSLGQLSMILLVDLVVSPFQLPADKVPVLLQVILVQWDQYVSVVQEQAREMLVHLIHELVISKIDPGCTEPDKKSIEDFIESVRRHDPKIAWGYADSQVRPGEEDSRAVSEPMAYIVDEVVRIFSVTYPDIKEEWGKVTMEWATSCAVRHVACRSFQVFRCVSTTLNTKMLADMLARLSNTVADDENHDYLIFSLEILTTLRSIIGALEPLDLLAYPQLFWTTCACLETIFEREFQEGLSMLNLLLTKMDLSDPAVLKIVRDAQPAKWEGGFHGVTTLIYKGVRSSKSMDRSLSILERLVKLPSSDLVGSDDRLLFTVLANLPKYLHYFDDDGDVNCLDSAETLSFAAESQGFVALARVLQGLKQGRHRSVKDFLSLCMTAARTTFFPALEFPSLVFLLGMVNNELPWFKVKTMQILCVMIPDIDMRKAEIASQGPDLISPLLRLLQTKHCQQALEVLDNVIDMTGTPLDNKHLRMSMAGSHSSRATRKEYDTTKSLYGIPEESGWSIPMPALHSAQTRSNVHAVYYTLAYAGINGAQETTTRTPEIEFHKDDYQDSYFTERTATMLSDDTRVADASIGELAEKLDTLDDFFDDPAESPPAMTNGGGTPRYPSNVDERENLYDQQALPILHRSLKRNASITSFQTGFAERGYQPQQQTMNPGAFAQSAGPPPTRPGMHNRSITSPAPSLRHPSRLHNDIMSGDEAGDEDAPFSDGDDEGTLSRSQTNESSTLPAAYTVKPSGGFKALKTGLRRLTSSSGNKEARDALRAQAANSKSPKVPKMPVGYMKEVGPFSAEP, encoded by the exons ATGAGCAGTG CCGCGCCCTCGCCTTCAGATGGCTTCAAGACACCGGCCTCGCAGTCGCCAGCGGGCCTGATATGCCCAGATCTCGATACAAGCAGCAGTCCGCCGCCAGAACCGCTCCTCGTCGCGCCGCCGACCATCCCTGGCATCCCCGTAGCATACCCATCCATATCAGCAGCCACGGTCGGAGGGGCATCACGCGATCCAGCCGGCCAGGCGAGAGGCAGAGCGTTGAGTACCAGCATTCGCAATGCATCGCCGCGAGCAATCACCCCCGTCCAAGCTCGAGCTCCATCCCGGTCGAACAAGCAGAGCGTCGATATCGAACGGAAGCCCTCCGTGTCCTACAGCCACCACCGGCAGGCTTCGATCGTGCATGGCGTGCAGCACTCGCGCAACCCGAGCCTGCTGGCCTCAACCAACAGCAGTCCACTGAGTCCAGGCAAGATCATGGCTAGCCATTCGCCCGACGCAGCAGCATACACCACCGCAAGTTTGAAGAAGAGCCCGTCTCTGGGGAATCTACACAGCAACGGACACGTGCCGAATGCGGCGGCCATACCAATCAACAGGAGCTTTGAGAATGGCATTGGCATTGGCATGGCCTCTGGGCAGCGAGGGCCGGCGAGGATGCACAGTGGTCGAGTGAAGCGGAGTCACGAGCACAATCGGTCGCAGTCGAGAGCACAAGCGCAGAGTACGGAATTGAAGACAGTGGGCGAATATGCGTTGCATCATCTGTTTACATCCTTCATTGCTGAAGCGGACGATCGCATTGAGAGATGCATGGCGAGGCCGGGCGAAGCGGAGCCGCGCATTGAGAGCATTTGTGGACCAGGTGCGGATCCGACGTTCGACCAGCTGATAACCTCGCTCGGACATATCAATCGACACAAGCCGAATAGTCTGATCGACTCCGTCATTCATTGGCGCAAAAAGAAGGCAGATGCTGCGAACCAGATGTACAACGAGCTGCGAGCATTGCGTGAAGCAGCTGGTCTTACGCAAAGGGGACCGGCGAACGGTCACACTCCATACTCGGCGTCCACAGCATCATCATCACCGAACGGGAACGATATCTCGTTGATGGAGCATCAGGTAGCCCTGGCGGATCGCCGGTCGACGGTGTCGATCTACATCCTGTGCCGAGTGCTTATAGAGATTATTGGACAGACCACATTGAAGGCACTGAACGGACCGGACAACACATTAAATACAGCTGGCCGCCTTGAAGATGTAATCTATGGCCAGCTGCAAAGCGCAGATCCGGAGCTTCTGGCTCGAGAACCAGTGATCAAGGCCAATTGGGTTATCCGAGGCCAGCTCCTCGGTGTCATGAGCGGCGTCAGATTCGAAGAAGTCGTGGAGCGTTTCATCAAGGACCTTGAATCAGCACAGAAACGCCTTGCAGTGAAGGGCATTGCAGACCAACGGCTGGCTGCCAAGACTGCGCTCCTGGTACAGAGCATGCGATGGCTGCACGTTCGCTCCGTACCAGAAGAGGCATGGCACAGGTCATGCGAGATGCTGCAGCTTCTTGCCAAGTTCTTCGCCGAAGTTCATGGGCGGACCATGAAGCATGCTTATGCCGAGCTGTTCGAGCACCTGCTACTGCCTATTGCTGCGACAGCGACGAGTGAACTCACTGTTCCAAAGTGGCGGGATGTGGTCTCTGTACTTCAGCCCAAGATCACACAGATGCTGTCGAAGGCCGACCACTGGCCATACGTCTATCCGCTGCAGGCGGTACTGCTTTGCGCGTCACCTCCGGAAGCTTTTGCGACCCAATGGCTACCCCTGGTGACATCTTTCCAGCCAAAGGCTAGAGACCGAGTTGGTCGGTCACATGCCCTGAAAGCAATATGTCGATTGGTATGGCGCTACCTTTACCGATTCAGTGAAAGTCAGAATTCGATCAACCGGAAGCTTGATGAGATCGTGAAGCTCGTCTTTCAGGGCGGCAAGCGAGTTCTGATCTCGACAGATCCAATGATTGCGGATCCTCTCATTCAGCTTATTCGTATCATCGGTTACAAACATCAGGATTTCTGTTTCCGCAACATCATCTTCCCACTGATGAATGCGGAGCTGTTCTCTGGCCCGGAGAAGGATCTCAAGATTGAGAATCTGGATCCAGAGAAGACTGTTATTGCTATCCGCGCGTTCCTTGTCATCATGAGTGATCTGGAGAAGAATGAGCCACCAGCCTTCCCGGCACGATTCGAGTGCGATACATTCATAGACCCTTACTCACGATTGCCCATCACCCATCGCCGAACACGATCTCAAGGATTCGCTCTCTCTGCTGGCAGAACAGAGCGCCTTTCACGCCCCGTAATGACCACGAACCTTAACGATGTTGCGAAGGAGTATTACATCAAATTTTGCAAGATGCTTGGCCAGTTGACGATGATATGCGACAACACTTTTGGTGGACAAGCAGTTCTGGACGAGAAATTCTCGTCACATACGCCGAAGACGCCTATGGCTGAGGCCTTCACGTTCAACAAGAGGGACGAACTAATGAACCCTACTGATTTACGGCAACACTATTACGACCTACTGCACGTGGCGGTAGAGGCTCTACCCAGATGCCTTTCACCACATTTACCGATCAACGCGCTGGTCAACCTACTGTGTACTGGAACAGCCCACGTCCAGTCTCATATCGCTACGTCTTCGGCCCAGTCTCTCAAGTCAATAGCGAGACAATCCCACGCACAGCAGGTGACGATCGGCTTCGCCCGGTTCATCTTCAACTTCGATGACAGATACTCCACCGTGTCTGATGGCAGTCTGTTGGGACCCGGGCACATCGAGAACACCTTGAAGCTCTATGTGGAACTGCTCCAAATATGGATCGATGATATTCAGCAGCGTACCAAGAAAGCTGTGGTGGACCCTCTCGATGAAGACGAGCCAGGTGGCCGACGCTTGCCACTCGATCTTTCAGGCATACTCGCGCACGTTGATGAAGTCGAGTCACACGGCTTATTCTTCTTGTGCTCGCCTTCACGGGCTGTACGTGCAGTCGCCGTGAATGTGCTGAGACTAATCACCAAATTTGACACTGCGCTTGGCAAGCCCAGCAACCGTATCATCAGCATTCTGGAAGGCAGCTCGCAACAAGTCATTGACGTGAACGATGAACGGCTCTCGTTGGCAGAGCGCAGTCGTCTCCAGAAGGGTCTCAGGAAAAGTAATGTCAATAGCACCCTTGTGGAATTGTGCAGCAGCGACATTGCACACGACGCCAACTTGTGGTTCAAAGTGTTCCCGAATCTGGTGAGACTGAGCTCCGAGATATGTCTACATGCTGTTGCATTGACACGGGAGCTCGTATGTCAGCGACTGTCTCATAGTCATCGGATGATCGGCGCACTGGGCGAAGGCACAAAGCAGACCACAAACGCGCTGGAACAAGCGTTCACGAACAACAACAAACCGCCAACGCGTCTCAACAGCACATCGCCAGAGATCATCATTGAGCAGTGGAAGATACATCTCATCTTCGCATGCACGACTTTGACCAACATTGGAGGGAGTGCGACTCATCTTCCAGTGTCAAGTAACAACTCCACTCACACGCGCAAGAGCTCGAAGACATCCGTCTCTAGCCAAGAGAAAATAGCATCTGCCTCGGAGCTTTTCAACAAGGTTGTGCCGGTACTGTCGGTCTCCAATGCATCTGTACGTGCGGCTGCGGTCGCTGGTCTAGGAGCAACCAACGCCACCCTCTTCCAGGCACTCCTCGAGACACTGCAGCCTTACGTTCAGGCTTGTAATGTAGACGCCAAGGAGCGATTGACCGCACATCAGCGCACCGGAAGCAACCCACGCCGCAATCGCCGTACTGACTTTTTACGCACGGAGATCACGCACCTGCTGAGTCTCACTAGCCACCTGCTCCAGGACGATAAGATCGCTGGCGACTCCTATGTCATGACATATCTCAATGACTATACAAAGCAGCTGCGTATATTCCTCAGTGACAGCGAGATCCAAGGCGAGCTAGAGTATCAGAGGCTGCGTATGCACTTCTGCAATCTGGTCGATGGCTTCTACGACTGCATTCGCAAGCTCAAGGATGGCACACAATGGCTATCATTCCAGTCTAGACAAGCCACATTCGCACTCATGGAAAATTGGTGTGGCTTTTCGCCAAACGAGCAACACATCCGCCGACAGCAGGAGCACATACGAAGGTCTGTACTCGAGCGTGAGGGTGATATCCGCAACCGTGGGATCATCAACTCTGCAATCGAGAAGGAGAAAATTGAGCTTCAGTTCGCTGCACTTGGCGCCATGGCTACTCTGTGCGCTGGACCGTTACGCTTCATCGCGGACAACAGAGTGCTGATGCAATTCGACGTTCGGCGAATGTTAGCTTGGATCAGTACGATCTTCGAGGCTCCGAGTGACCGCACACACACCATTGGGCGCAAAGCTCTACAGAACTTGATCGTCCATAACGTGGATCAGCCGTATCTGATGGCCCAGACAATGCGAATGTGCTACATCGCCCGTATGCCGAAAGCCCTTGCAAGCTATTTTGAGGTGGTCACAAAGGTCTTGACGGATAATGCCAACGTCAACACACCCTTCTGGAAGACGCTGTGTGCTGGCCTGTACACACTTGGTAATGAGGATACCGACATTCGTATGAAATCCTGCCGCTTACTGCGAACGCTCGAAGAACGGCAAGGCAAGACTTCGAAGCTGCAAGATTTGGACATCAGTGTCTCAGACAAGACGACCGCTGTGTACAAGCTTGCACAGTTTGAGATCTCACGAAGACTGGCGAGTCAGCATCCAGAGCTAGCTTTTCATGTGTTCTCAGAGTTCTCGGCGTACTTCAACGAGCTACAGCCAGATCATCAGCGGAACATGGTGTCTGGAATGTTGCCCTGGATCCAGGCCACTGAGCTGCAGCTAGATCCGAATGGTGGTCCGACGGCAAGTTCGTACATGCTGTTGGTCAACCTATTTGAGATCACAGTCAGAAGTCCAACAACTCTGCACAATGAGATCCAAGCACTTTGGCAAGCTCTTGCTACTGGACCCTACGGCGGCAATGTACAGCTGGTGCTTGACTTCATCATCACGATCTGCCTGGAGAAGAAAGAACAGAATTTTGTGATCTTCGCGAAGCAGATAGTGGTCTTCCTCTCGAAGACGCCAGCCGGCGCTAGAGTGGTCGAGTACTTGCTCATGCACATCTGCCCGAAGACCATGGTCGCTGAGCGTCGGCCGCCTGCTCCTGCTCCTGTCGACACCGTCGGCCTCTCATACATCGCAGATCTTGCTAATGTGCTACCTAGCGGTGCAAAGCAGAATGGCTTGTCCCTAGGACAGCTGAGCATGATTTTGCTTGTAGACTTGGTGGTCTCGCCGTTCCAGCTCCCTGCCGATAAAGTACCTGTACTCCTGCAGGTCATACTTGTGCAGTGGGATCAGTACGTCAGTGTTGTCCAAGAGCAAGCGCGAGAAATGCTGGTTCACCTGATACATGAGCTTGTCATCTCCAAGATAGACCCCGGCTGCACGGAACCTGACAAAAAGTCGATCGAGGACTTCATAGAGTCAGTGCGCCGCCACGACCCGAAAATTGCATGGGGATACGCGGATAGCCAAGTTCGTCCCGGTGAAGAAGACAGCCGCGCTGTTTCTGAGCCTATGGCTTACATTGTGGATGAGGTCGTGCGCATCTTTTCTGTCACTTATCCCGACATAAAAGAAGAATGGGGCAAGGTCACGATGGAGTGGGCCACTTCATGCGCCGTTAGACACGTCGCATGTCGTAGCTTCCAGGTTTTCCGATGTGTCTCGACGACCCTCAACACCAAAATGCTCGCAGACATGCTGGCAAGACTCTCTAACACCGTTGCTGACGACGAGAACCACGACTACCTGATCTTCTCGCTCGAGATTCTGACAACATTACGGAGCATTATTGGTGCCCTGGAGCCGTTGGATCTGCTCGCATACCCTCAGCTGTTTTGGACAACATGTGCCTGTCTCGAAACGATCTTCGAGCGAGAGTTTCAAGAAGGACTTAGCATGCTGAACCTTCTTTTGACGAAGATGGACCTTAGCGACCCGGCCGTTCTCAAGATTGTCAGAGATGCACAGCCAGCCAAGTGGGAGGGCGGCTTCCACGGAGTCACTACCTTGATATACAAGGGCGTCAGATCAAGCAAGTCAATGGATCGATCTTTGTCGATACTAGAGAGGCTTGTCAAGCTACCTTCCAGCGATCTGGTGGGCAGTGACGACCGGCTTCTGTTCACGGTGCTTGCCAACCTACCGAAATACCTTCACTACTtcgacgacgacggcgatGTGAACTGCTTAGACTCGGCAGAAACACTATCGTTTGCAGCTGAAAGTCAGGGCTTCGTGGCGCTCGCGCGAGTGCTCCAAGGTCTCAAACAGGGCAGACATCGATCAGTGAAGGACTTCCTGTCGCTTTGCATGACCGCCGCCCGTACCACCTTCTTCCCGGCATTGGAGTTCCCGAGCCTGGTCTTCTTGCTTGGCATGGTCAACAACGAGTTGCCGTGGTTCAAAGTAAAGACGATGCAGATTCTGTGTGTCATGATACCTGACATTGACATGCGGAAGGCAGAGATTGCGAGCCAAGGTCCGGATCTGATCTCGCCTCTGTTACGACTACTGCAGACCAAGCATTGCCAACAAGCCTTGGAGGTGCTTGACAATGTGATTGACATGACCGGCACGCCACTGGACAACAAGCATCTGCGAATGAGCATGGCAGGCTCGCACTCCAGCCGCGCTACTCGCAAGGAGTATGATACGACGAAGAGCTTGTACGGCATTCCGGAAGAGTCTGGATGGTCGATCCCAATGCCTGCTCTCCACTCCGCGCAGACGAGATCAAATGTGCACGCAGTCTACTACACGCTTGCATACGCTGGCATCAATGGCGCGCAGGAGACGACAACGAGGACGCCGGAGATCGAGTTCCACAAGGACGACTACCAGGACTCATACTTCACCGAGCGCACTGCCACAATGCTATCTGACGACACCAGAGTCGCGGATGCCAGCATTGGCGAGCTAGCAGAGAAGCTGGACACTCTCGACGACTTCTTCGATGACCCGGCCGAGTCGCCTCCAGCGATGACCAATGGCGGCGGCACACCTCGCTATCCATCAAACGTCGACGAACGGGAGAATCTGTACGATCAGCAAGCCTTGCCCATTCTCCATCGCTCGCTCAAGCGAAACGCAAGCATAACATCGTTTCAGACCGGGTTCGCGGAACGCGGTTATCAGCCACAACAGCAAACGATGAACCCGGGTGCGTTTGCTCAGTCCGCTGGACCGCCACCGACACGTCCAGGCATGCACAACAGATCCATTACATCCCCTGCCCCGTCTCTGCGTCACCCCTCACGCCTACACAACGACATCATGTCCGGTGACGAAGCCGGAGATGAAGACGCACCGTTCTCTGACGGAGACGACGAAGGCACACTCAGCAGGTCGCAGACGAACGAGAGCTCTACTCTCCCGGCGGCCTACACCGTCAAGCCCAGTGGTGGCTTCAAGGCGCTGAAGACTGGACTGAGGAGGCTCACAAGCAGTAGTGGGAATAAAGAGGCGAGGGATGCGTTGAGAGCGCAGGCTGCGAACAGTAAGAGTCCCAAGGTGCCGAAGATGCCGGTGGGATACATGAAGGAGGTTGGACCGTTTAGTGCTGAGCCTTAG